The following proteins come from a genomic window of archaeon BMS3Bbin15:
- the ybaT gene encoding inner membrane transport protein YbaT: MSNSLSKRKPLGYWSVVSIGIGGMVGGGIFAVLGLAVQLSHGGTPVAFAVAGIVALVTSYSYSKLSVTFPSQGGTVEFLNQAFGTGLITGGLNILLLLSYIVMLSLYAFAFGSYGASFFPIAMQPFWKHVFITGIIILLTGLNILGAKIVGKSEEWIVALKITILFIFIGAGLWSVDPHRLQPSTWTKPLQLIAGGMIIFLAYEGFELIANTAGDVRNPRKTLPRAYYSTVGFVIALYVLVSLVTVGNLPIDQIVAAKDYALAASAKPFMGSFGFILIAIAALLSTGSAINATLYGTSRVSYIVAKEGELPERLEDKIWNRPIEGLLITSILTLLIANLFNLSSISIMGSAGFLLIFAAVNTANLRLYKKTASHRVISAFGIVLCLGALVALIWQVAATSPGEIWILAVMIGSAFTIEKIYRKYNDREIRLHKN, encoded by the coding sequence ATGAGCAATTCCCTGTCAAAAAGAAAACCCCTCGGGTACTGGTCTGTGGTTTCTATTGGTATAGGTGGCATGGTTGGAGGAGGTATCTTTGCGGTATTGGGTCTTGCGGTGCAGCTTTCTCATGGAGGAACTCCTGTTGCCTTTGCGGTGGCAGGTATTGTAGCTCTGGTCACATCCTACTCGTACAGCAAGCTCTCAGTTACATTCCCGAGTCAGGGAGGAACTGTTGAGTTTTTGAATCAGGCCTTTGGTACAGGATTGATTACCGGAGGTCTTAATATCCTCCTCCTGTTGAGTTATATTGTAATGCTGTCATTGTATGCATTTGCATTTGGAAGTTATGGGGCAAGTTTCTTTCCAATAGCCATGCAGCCATTCTGGAAGCATGTTTTTATAACTGGTATTATTATTTTATTGACAGGGCTGAACATTCTGGGTGCTAAGATTGTAGGGAAATCAGAAGAATGGATTGTAGCTTTAAAAATTACCATTCTGTTTATATTCATCGGGGCCGGATTATGGAGCGTCGACCCTCATCGATTACAGCCATCGACCTGGACAAAACCCCTGCAGTTAATTGCAGGAGGTATGATTATATTTCTTGCCTATGAAGGTTTCGAGCTCATTGCCAATACAGCTGGAGATGTCAGAAATCCACGGAAGACACTTCCCCGTGCATACTATTCGACAGTAGGTTTTGTTATTGCACTCTATGTTCTTGTATCTCTTGTGACAGTCGGGAATCTGCCCATAGACCAGATAGTGGCGGCAAAAGATTATGCACTTGCTGCCAGTGCAAAACCTTTTATGGGAAGTTTCGGCTTTATACTAATTGCTATTGCAGCACTTTTATCCACAGGTTCTGCAATAAATGCTACTCTCTATGGAACATCTCGTGTAAGTTATATAGTTGCCAAAGAAGGAGAATTGCCAGAGAGGCTGGAGGACAAGATATGGAATCGCCCAATTGAGGGTCTGCTTATCACCTCAATTCTAACTTTACTCATAGCAAATCTATTCAACCTTTCCAGCATTTCTATTATGGGCAGTGCAGGTTTTTTGCTTATTTTTGCTGCGGTTAACACCGCTAACCTGCGTTTATATAAAAAAACTGCAAGTCACAGGGTGATTTCTGCCTTCGGTATTGTGCTATGCCTTGGTGCTCTGGTAGCATTGATATGGCAGGTGGCAGCAACATCGCCAGGAGAAATATGGATACTTGCGGTGATGATAGGGTCAGCTTTTACTATTGAGAAGATATACAGGAAATATAATGATAGAGAGATACGACTACATAAAAACTAA
- the hrp1_4 gene encoding hypoxic response protein 1: protein MITEDIMSGDVITVEPKATVKEASQKMRTFGIGTLVVVEGDYPVGIITERDITYRVVARDLNPSTYVEYVMTTELITVDTTTPVERIIETMVKHNFRRLPVLEKGKLAGIVSIRDIIRQPKLEKSILKELTKLELW, encoded by the coding sequence ATGATAACTGAAGATATTATGTCTGGGGATGTTATAACAGTAGAACCAAAGGCTACAGTAAAGGAAGCTTCTCAGAAAATGCGTACCTTTGGAATTGGAACTCTTGTGGTGGTGGAGGGAGATTATCCAGTTGGAATAATAACTGAAAGGGATATTACCTACAGAGTTGTGGCAAGAGATTTGAATCCTTCTACATATGTTGAGTATGTCATGACAACAGAGCTTATTACTGTTGATACTACCACGCCAGTTGAGAGAATTATTGAAACTATGGTGAAGCATAATTTTAGGCGTTTGCCTGTTCTTGAAAAGGGAAAGCTTGCTGGTATAGTTTCTATCAGGGATATTATAAGACAACCAAAGCTGGAAAAAAGTATACTTAAAGAGCTTACAAAACTTGAGCTGTGGTAG
- a CDS encoding putative RNA-binding protein, whose amino-acid sequence MCESKLYLIEGDDRKLIMEEAVLVKKKDSKIIAVGLLGQREDIEGANIVEVDSDRHMIIIKRD is encoded by the coding sequence ATGTGCGAATCAAAGCTTTATCTGATTGAAGGAGATGATAGAAAGCTTATAATGGAAGAGGCAGTTCTTGTTAAGAAGAAGGACTCAAAGATTATAGCTGTCGGGCTTCTTGGGCAGAGGGAGGATATAGAAGGTGCGAATATTGTGGAGGTTGATTCCGACAGGCATATGATTATTATTAAGAGGGATTAG
- a CDS encoding 5-methyltetrahydropteroyltriglutamate--homocysteine methyltransferase, whose product MYINLMVIIDDIGSFPLPYGTVREEFNRIYPEVMEACAEGEKLENKPEFGTFTNAVKESLWRKINSDLDVVNYPQHFDMHRQFLEPLMKHQTEPFIVDRKYAVIPELYVAEQEAKRYYEEKGEALKLKVCVTGAIELYLKTDFGYNIYEEVLLNIAESVNRFVKNSLLNTKYIKTEVVSIDEPSLGFVDLLNIDKEGIIKALDKSVEGTNIKKQIHLHTLKASEYPLNSDNIDVITGEFASTPKNMELISKRELERNDKFIRAGVVSTNIDYKLGKLAEKGIKKPNVEMLVDTYDYIENIYRKLKGRFGDRIAFAGPDCGLGSWPSQEAAQEVLRRAVEVVRKVDDSTGT is encoded by the coding sequence ATGTATATAAATCTCATGGTTATAATTGATGATATTGGAAGCTTTCCCTTGCCTTATGGAACAGTAAGGGAGGAGTTTAATAGAATATATCCTGAGGTTATGGAAGCCTGTGCAGAAGGGGAAAAACTTGAGAATAAGCCAGAGTTTGGCACATTTACTAATGCGGTAAAAGAAAGCCTGTGGAGGAAAATAAACTCTGATTTAGATGTTGTGAATTACCCCCAGCACTTTGATATGCACCGCCAGTTCCTCGAGCCTCTGATGAAACACCAGACAGAGCCCTTTATAGTTGATAGGAAGTATGCTGTTATCCCTGAACTTTATGTGGCAGAGCAGGAAGCTAAAAGGTATTATGAGGAGAAGGGAGAAGCATTAAAACTTAAAGTATGTGTCACAGGGGCTATAGAGCTCTACCTCAAAACTGATTTCGGTTATAATATATATGAAGAAGTCCTGTTGAATATTGCAGAGAGTGTAAACAGATTCGTCAAAAACTCTCTTCTCAATACAAAATATATAAAAACTGAAGTTGTGAGTATAGACGAGCCCAGCCTTGGATTTGTAGACCTCCTGAATATTGATAAGGAGGGTATTATAAAAGCTCTGGATAAAAGTGTGGAAGGCACAAACATAAAGAAACAGATTCACCTCCATACTCTTAAAGCTTCTGAATATCCTCTAAACTCAGATAATATCGATGTTATAACTGGTGAATTTGCATCTACACCAAAGAATATGGAATTAATCTCAAAGAGAGAGCTTGAGCGCAATGATAAGTTTATAAGAGCTGGCGTTGTCTCAACAAATATAGACTACAAACTTGGAAAACTTGCTGAGAAGGGCATAAAGAAACCCAATGTGGAGATGCTTGTGGACACCTATGATTATATTGAGAATATATACAGAAAACTTAAAGGAAGATTTGGTGATAGAATAGCTTTTGCAGGTCCAGACTGTGGCCTCGGGTCCTGGCCTTCACAGGAAGCTGCTCAGGAAGTGCTGAGAAGAGCAGTAGAGGTTGTAAGAAAAGTTGATGACTCCACTGGAACATAA
- a CDS encoding carboxymuconolactone decarboxylase family protein — protein MKSERYKKGWDKLKEIDRVAGENVINALKDISPDFADLLIEFPFGDVYSRDGLDLKSREIATVAALTAMGTASPQLKVHLHGALNVGCTQQEIIEIMIQMAVYAGFPAALNGLFAAKEVFDEREAETK, from the coding sequence ATGAAATCAGAAAGGTACAAAAAAGGATGGGACAAACTAAAAGAAATAGACAGAGTAGCAGGGGAAAATGTAATTAATGCATTAAAAGATATCTCACCAGATTTTGCGGATTTATTGATTGAATTTCCATTCGGCGATGTATACAGCAGAGATGGCTTAGACTTGAAGTCCAGAGAAATTGCTACAGTAGCCGCTTTGACAGCTATGGGAACCGCAAGTCCTCAATTAAAAGTTCATTTACATGGTGCATTGAATGTAGGATGTACACAACAAGAAATAATAGAGATTATGATACAAATGGCTGTTTATGCAGGTTTTCCTGCTGCTTTAAATGGTCTTTTTGCAGCAAAAGAAGTGTTTGATGAGCGAGAAGCGGAAACTAAATAA
- a CDS encoding endonuclease IV, which translates to MKLAVSSLAYMKRPYTEFIILAEKMDFESVELILDGHHIKENFGKLGEVIDSYSLDMSIHAPFSDLNIASLNTRIRSDSLEQIKSAMEVAVDFEADTFTFHPGRLSPYSVLYEDKAWDMNVESIKYLYSEAMNMDLNICIENMPEGYGAMLSSPEDVERLIDSLGDISFTFDIGHACTGEGAIKMIKTMGKNIKNIHIHDNCGEMDEHLAVGDGKINFRSIFSNLNMYRGNFVIEVHKEEDVLRSKEKIYKLTGA; encoded by the coding sequence ATGAAACTGGCTGTTTCTTCCCTGGCTTATATGAAGAGGCCTTATACAGAGTTTATAATCCTTGCAGAAAAGATGGATTTTGAATCAGTTGAACTTATACTTGATGGCCATCATATAAAAGAAAACTTCGGAAAACTGGGAGAGGTTATTGATAGCTACTCTCTCGATATGAGTATACATGCACCTTTCTCTGACCTGAATATTGCAAGCCTTAATACAAGAATAAGAAGTGATAGTCTTGAACAGATTAAAAGTGCAATGGAGGTGGCAGTGGATTTCGAGGCGGATACATTTACATTTCACCCTGGTAGATTATCACCCTACAGCGTTCTGTATGAAGATAAAGCATGGGATATGAATGTTGAGAGCATAAAGTATCTCTATTCAGAAGCTATGAATATGGATTTGAATATATGTATAGAAAACATGCCTGAAGGTTATGGGGCTATGCTGAGTTCGCCTGAAGATGTGGAGAGACTTATCGACTCGCTTGGAGATATCAGTTTCACTTTTGACATAGGCCATGCCTGCACCGGGGAAGGAGCTATTAAAATGATAAAAACCATGGGAAAAAATATAAAAAATATACATATTCATGACAATTGCGGAGAAATGGATGAACATCTTGCAGTTGGTGATGGTAAAATAAATTTCAGGAGTATTTTCTCAAATCTTAATATGTACAGAGGTAATTTTGTCATAGAGGTTCATAAGGAAGAAGATGTACTCAGAAGTAAAGAAAAAATTTACAAGTTAACTGGGGCATGA
- a CDS encoding AAA-like domain protein yields MPYVNITTMKIVGMIFGEVGSGDFNFIVARDARLQRGEYVKVKHELYGWVLAKVREIKRYNETYSLNAITGVSIPKAGVEERIIASARVIGYIDEREILKTPKMPFKPGEKVYEADAGIIKRTLKLGNTSGIYLGILDGHETNIPVYLNPNKLVQKHVSVLAKTGAGKSYTVGVLIEELIENNVPVVIIDPHGEYSSLKNPNDIPKELNLMERFGIKPKAYKNIVEYSTQMNINPQCDKKLTLDITRMNYGNFLDILPIKLSNVQEGLLYQALNVVKSYGRYTLEDIIRVLDEDDSKSKYRLITNLEILRDSKIFEGKPVKTSELVRKGIVSIINLRGVAPEIQDIIVSRVSTEVFEDRKLGKIPPLFFLVEEAHNFAPERGFGSMSSTKVFRTIASEGRKFGLGLCVVTQRPARIDKSVLSQCNTQIILKVTNPNDMRAISQSIESFTPELEDEIKQLEPGKALIVGEAVEQPIFVEVRVKRTKHGGGSIDLVRKTKKKDKAKGGLEGLLKKLFSRY; encoded by the coding sequence ATGCCATATGTAAATATAACAACAATGAAAATTGTGGGTATGATTTTTGGCGAAGTGGGTTCTGGAGACTTTAACTTTATTGTAGCCAGGGATGCCAGACTTCAGAGGGGTGAGTATGTAAAGGTGAAGCATGAGCTCTATGGCTGGGTCCTTGCCAAGGTGAGAGAAATTAAAAGGTACAATGAAACATACTCTTTAAATGCTATTACAGGCGTAAGTATTCCGAAGGCTGGGGTGGAGGAGCGTATAATTGCGAGTGCAAGAGTAATAGGTTATATTGATGAGAGAGAAATATTAAAAACTCCTAAAATGCCCTTCAAACCTGGAGAAAAAGTTTATGAAGCTGATGCTGGAATTATAAAGAGAACTCTTAAGCTTGGCAATACATCTGGAATTTATCTTGGTATACTCGATGGCCACGAAACAAATATACCAGTATATCTGAACCCAAACAAGCTTGTTCAGAAGCATGTGTCTGTACTTGCAAAAACAGGTGCTGGTAAGAGCTACACTGTGGGTGTGCTTATAGAGGAGTTGATTGAGAATAATGTGCCTGTTGTGATTATAGACCCGCATGGAGAATATTCTTCTCTGAAGAACCCAAACGATATTCCAAAGGAACTCAATTTAATGGAGCGCTTTGGTATTAAACCAAAAGCATATAAAAATATTGTGGAATATTCAACTCAGATGAATATCAACCCTCAGTGCGATAAGAAGCTCACCCTTGACATAACAAGAATGAACTACGGCAATTTTCTTGATATTCTTCCCATAAAGCTCAGTAACGTCCAGGAAGGGCTTCTCTATCAGGCTCTGAATGTTGTTAAGAGTTATGGCAGGTATACTCTGGAGGATATAATCAGAGTTCTTGATGAGGATGACAGCAAGTCAAAGTACAGGCTTATAACAAATCTCGAAATACTCAGGGACAGCAAGATATTTGAAGGTAAGCCTGTAAAAACTTCAGAGCTTGTAAGGAAGGGTATAGTGTCTATTATAAATCTCAGAGGTGTTGCCCCTGAAATTCAGGATATTATTGTATCAAGGGTATCTACTGAAGTATTCGAGGACAGAAAGCTGGGAAAAATCCCTCCTCTTTTCTTTCTGGTTGAAGAAGCTCATAATTTTGCTCCAGAACGCGGCTTTGGCAGCATGTCATCGACAAAAGTATTCAGGACAATAGCAAGTGAGGGAAGGAAATTCGGCCTGGGTTTATGTGTTGTTACCCAGCGTCCAGCAAGAATAGATAAGTCTGTTCTGAGCCAGTGCAATACCCAGATTATTTTAAAGGTTACAAACCCCAACGATATGCGTGCCATATCTCAGAGTATAGAGAGCTTTACTCCAGAGCTGGAGGATGAAATAAAGCAGCTTGAACCTGGAAAGGCTTTAATTGTGGGCGAGGCTGTCGAACAGCCAATTTTTGTTGAGGTCAGGGTCAAACGTACAAAGCATGGCGGAGGGAGTATAGACCTTGTGAGGAAGACGAAAAAGAAAGATAAGGCAAAGGGAGGCCTTGAGGGGCTGCTGAAAAAGCTATTTTCAAGGTATTAA
- the trxB_3 gene encoding thioredoxin-2, with translation MEIINFLIAFAVAFLVVSKILPRLYGVRKGEEIPPANKEIEEAKNKGDFFMIYFSTPSCGACKRMEPTINKLKKRYKVVKVDASKEKDVAKAYRVLGVPMLVLVKGDKVASSFMGIKSEKEILNKISSL, from the coding sequence ATGGAAATTATCAACTTTCTTATAGCCTTTGCGGTTGCATTCCTTGTTGTATCAAAAATATTACCCAGGCTCTATGGTGTAAGAAAGGGGGAAGAGATTCCTCCAGCCAATAAAGAAATTGAAGAAGCAAAAAATAAGGGAGACTTCTTCATGATATACTTCTCCACACCAAGTTGCGGTGCCTGTAAAAGAATGGAACCCACAATAAATAAGCTGAAAAAGAGGTATAAAGTTGTCAAAGTTGACGCATCAAAGGAAAAAGACGTTGCAAAAGCTTACAGGGTGCTTGGAGTGCCAATGCTTGTCCTTGTGAAGGGTGACAAAGTTGCTTCCAGCTTTATGGGAATAAAGAGCGAAAAGGAGATTCTCAATAAAATTTCCTCTCTATAA
- the wbpI gene encoding UDP-2,3-diacetamido-2,3-dideoxy-D-glucuronate 2-epimerase, with amino-acid sequence MLALVVAGTRPEVIKLSPVMRAFEDSEINYIFVATGQHYSFRLFQKFIEELKFPEPDYNLDIGSGSQAYQTARAIEGLEKIISQAGPDVIVAQGDTNAVLSVALASSKLNIPFAHIEAGLRSFDTTMPEEVNRVVADHLADILFVPTERSGLNLLHEGISREKIFITGNTVVDATLQNIELAENKAEVDIPPRYFLLTLHRAENVDSERRIRNILEALEELDEEIIFPVHPRTVQRIESFNLAENLHNIKQIKPLGYLDFLFVLKNARAVFTDSGGVQEEALTLGVPCITLRTSTERPETLEAGVNFLAGVDREGILKAADKALSGISFNSKNPLGDGQAGKRIVETLLKLEAEGRLDIKKPERKIGEERRRFMRVGSELKGKKISKSKLEIQRVIQSGRELFPSENLILEQDMLIEIIERKFY; translated from the coding sequence ATGCTAGCTCTTGTAGTTGCGGGCACCAGACCAGAGGTTATCAAGCTATCTCCTGTGATGAGGGCCTTTGAAGACTCTGAAATAAATTATATATTTGTGGCCACGGGACAGCATTATAGTTTCAGGCTCTTCCAGAAATTTATAGAAGAGCTGAAGTTTCCAGAACCTGATTACAATCTTGATATTGGCTCTGGTTCTCAGGCATATCAGACTGCTCGAGCTATTGAAGGACTTGAAAAAATTATATCTCAGGCAGGCCCGGATGTTATTGTTGCCCAGGGAGATACAAATGCTGTACTCAGCGTGGCACTTGCCTCTTCAAAGCTGAATATACCCTTTGCCCATATTGAAGCAGGGTTGAGAAGTTTTGATACGACAATGCCTGAAGAGGTGAATAGAGTTGTGGCGGACCATCTGGCTGATATTCTATTTGTCCCTACTGAACGTTCTGGTCTCAACCTTCTTCATGAAGGAATTTCAAGAGAAAAAATTTTTATCACAGGTAATACTGTTGTTGATGCTACTCTCCAGAATATCGAGCTTGCTGAGAATAAGGCAGAGGTTGATATTCCTCCAAGATATTTTCTTTTAACACTTCATAGAGCTGAAAATGTCGACTCGGAGAGAAGAATCAGAAATATTCTTGAAGCTCTTGAGGAGCTGGATGAAGAGATTATTTTCCCGGTACATCCCAGAACTGTGCAGAGGATTGAAAGCTTTAATCTTGCTGAAAATCTTCATAATATTAAACAGATAAAACCTCTTGGCTATCTTGATTTCCTTTTTGTTCTTAAAAATGCCAGAGCGGTTTTTACTGATTCGGGAGGTGTACAGGAAGAAGCTCTAACTCTGGGTGTGCCCTGTATAACATTAAGAACCTCCACAGAAAGGCCTGAAACTCTGGAGGCTGGTGTTAATTTTCTTGCTGGAGTTGATAGAGAAGGAATACTGAAGGCTGCTGATAAGGCACTGTCAGGAATCAGCTTCAATTCAAAAAATCCTCTGGGTGACGGACAGGCTGGAAAAAGAATTGTGGAGACCCTCCTCAAGCTCGAGGCAGAGGGCAGACTGGATATAAAAAAGCCTGAGAGAAAGATTGGTGAAGAGAGGAGAAGATTTATGAGAGTAGGTAGTGAGCTTAAGGGAAAAAAGATTTCTAAATCCAAACTGGAGATTCAGAGAGTTATTCAAAGTGGGAGAGAGTTATTTCCCAGTGAAAATCTTATTTTAGAACAGGATATGCTGATTGAAATTATAGAGAGGAAATTTTATTGA
- the sumT gene encoding uroporphyrinogen-III C-methyltransferase, translating to MKKVYLVGGGPGDPELITIRGMKLLSQADVVIYDRLISRKLLKYTEPGAELIYVGKSSGRHAMTQEEINQLLVEKAGENRVVVRLKGGDPFIFGRGAEEISALVEAGIEFEVVPGVTSAISVPELSCIPLTHRELSSSITLVTGHFAPGNENRVDFSALMADTLVILMGVNNLPEIVPQLLKTRNENTPVAIIEKGTTEEQRIILGNLGNIVEKAKDSEVKPPAVTVVGEVVNLREIFRRGSKKC from the coding sequence ATGAAGAAGGTTTATCTTGTGGGCGGAGGCCCAGGCGACCCGGAACTTATAACCATAAGGGGAATGAAGCTTTTGAGTCAGGCTGATGTGGTTATATATGACAGGCTGATAAGCAGAAAGCTTCTAAAATATACAGAGCCTGGGGCAGAGTTAATATATGTTGGAAAGAGTTCTGGCAGACATGCCATGACACAGGAAGAGATAAATCAGCTTCTTGTGGAGAAGGCTGGAGAGAACAGGGTTGTTGTACGCCTCAAGGGTGGAGACCCCTTTATATTCGGCAGAGGTGCAGAGGAAATTTCTGCTCTGGTTGAAGCGGGAATAGAGTTTGAGGTTGTGCCAGGTGTTACCTCTGCTATTTCAGTACCTGAGCTTTCCTGTATACCTCTAACTCACAGGGAGCTATCCTCCAGTATAACTCTTGTTACAGGGCACTTTGCTCCGGGAAATGAGAACAGAGTTGACTTCTCGGCTCTCATGGCTGATACTCTGGTGATTTTAATGGGGGTGAACAATCTTCCAGAGATTGTTCCTCAACTTTTAAAGACAAGGAATGAAAATACACCGGTTGCAATAATAGAGAAAGGTACGACTGAGGAGCAGCGCATAATTCTCGGTAATCTTGGCAATATAGTTGAGAAAGCAAAGGATTCTGAAGTAAAACCTCCTGCCGTGACTGTCGTTGGCGAGGTTGTGAATCTCAGAGAGATTTTCAGAAGAGGAAGTAAAAAATGCTAG
- the mch gene encoding methenyltetrahydromethanopterin cyclohydrolase — protein MLNENAFKIVEKMISRSEELEIIYRKDEANIIDAGIKAEGSLEAGRLLAEICMGGLGSVEISLKDYSGILLPEVVVSTDKPALATLASQKAGWNLKAGNFFSLGSGPARALARKPKKLYEKLDYRESYDRAVIVLETSQYPPREIVRLIAESCSVTPENVYIIVAKTSSIAGTVQISARVVETALYKLDHMGVDTRKIKFAIGRAPVAAVVSGEGEMMGITNDMIIYGGEVFLASEVDFDINEVPSSASPSFGKPFADIFREADYDFYKINQAIFAPARVAVNFMNSKKLETAGEVAFNVIRKSLKVEK, from the coding sequence ATGCTGAACGAAAATGCCTTTAAAATAGTTGAGAAAATGATTTCCAGGAGTGAAGAGCTTGAAATTATTTACAGAAAGGATGAAGCCAATATAATAGATGCTGGTATTAAGGCTGAAGGTAGCCTTGAAGCAGGAAGGCTTCTTGCCGAGATATGTATGGGTGGTCTGGGCAGTGTTGAAATATCTCTGAAGGATTACTCAGGCATACTCCTCCCTGAAGTTGTTGTGAGCACAGATAAACCCGCTCTTGCAACCCTTGCCTCTCAGAAGGCTGGCTGGAATTTAAAAGCTGGAAACTTCTTTTCTCTGGGTTCGGGTCCTGCAAGAGCTCTTGCAAGAAAACCAAAAAAGCTCTATGAAAAGCTGGACTACAGAGAGAGTTATGACAGAGCAGTTATCGTGCTTGAAACATCTCAATATCCACCCCGAGAGATTGTAAGGCTAATTGCAGAGAGCTGCAGCGTGACTCCTGAGAATGTTTATATTATTGTTGCAAAAACTTCTTCAATAGCTGGAACTGTTCAGATATCTGCAAGAGTTGTTGAAACTGCTCTTTACAAGCTTGACCATATGGGAGTAGATACAAGAAAGATAAAATTTGCTATTGGCAGGGCGCCTGTTGCCGCTGTGGTTAGCGGTGAGGGTGAAATGATGGGAATAACCAATGATATGATAATCTATGGCGGCGAGGTGTTTCTTGCCAGTGAAGTTGATTTTGATATTAATGAAGTTCCGAGCAGTGCTTCTCCATCCTTTGGAAAACCATTTGCGGATATTTTCAGGGAAGCTGATTATGATTTCTATAAAATAAATCAAGCAATTTTTGCGCCTGCCAGAGTTGCGGTTAACTTTATGAATTCAAAAAAGCTTGAAACTGCTGGAGAAGTTGCTTTCAATGTAATAAGAAAGAGTTTGAAGGTTGAGAAATGA
- a CDS encoding 50S ribosomal protein L10e, whose product MAKTKPGKVYRVAKKRLFTRKEYMKGVPNPKITIFDMGDIINPDKFEISLSLHTKEEVQITHNALEAARIAANKYMTKIAGRSGFYLKFRVFPHVVLRENKQATGAGADRVSDGMRGSFGKNVGLAAHVKRNQKVVTINVNRNNYWAAVKALRKAGMKIPGPFSISIDRGRELLNL is encoded by the coding sequence ATGGCAAAAACTAAACCAGGTAAAGTTTACAGAGTAGCTAAGAAGAGGCTTTTCACAAGGAAGGAATATATGAAAGGTGTTCCCAATCCAAAGATTACAATTTTTGATATGGGCGATATAATTAATCCTGACAAATTTGAAATCTCATTATCTCTTCATACAAAGGAGGAGGTCCAGATAACACATAACGCTCTGGAAGCTGCCAGAATAGCTGCTAACAAGTATATGACCAAGATAGCTGGAAGAAGTGGCTTCTATCTCAAGTTCAGAGTATTTCCCCATGTGGTTCTGAGAGAGAATAAACAGGCAACGGGAGCAGGTGCAGACAGAGTCAGTGATGGAATGAGAGGGTCCTTTGGCAAGAATGTGGGTCTCGCAGCCCATGTAAAGAGAAATCAAAAAGTAGTAACAATAAATGTAAACCGAAATAATTATTGGGCTGCTGTAAAAGCGCTCAGAAAGGCAGGAATGAAAATTCCGGGGCCTTTCAGCATATCAATAGATAGAGGGAGAGAGCTTCTCAACCTTTAA